The Enterobacter asburiae genome window below encodes:
- a CDS encoding SDR family oxidoreductase: MKMLLITGVTGFLGGAVLEKILTSDQPAKLLLLARASDPQSGLERVLENMRKFNVPEDKLASLKVDNILIGDLSQPEAFLSDPRLDRVTHVVNCAAVASFGNNPLIWKVNVEGTLALARRMEQVTGLQRFLHVGTAMSCTPEQDSLVAESAEFRENAEHLVEYTFSKSTIEQLMRQECPNLPLLIARPSIVVGHTRHGCTPSSSIFWVFSMGLMLQKFMCSMEDRIDVVPVDYCADAMLMLLNSNARPGEVVHISAGEENSVRFADIDQAMAQALEKAPVGDKYAQVSYETLVRMRRELKHIFGPCNERLMLKAMRLYGAFATLNVRFSNDKLLSMGMPKPPRFTDYIARCVQTTQGLTIPEQMAVDFK, translated from the coding sequence ATGAAGATGTTATTGATTACAGGCGTGACCGGATTTCTGGGCGGTGCAGTTCTTGAAAAAATCCTGACCAGCGATCAACCCGCAAAACTCCTTTTGCTTGCGCGCGCCAGCGATCCGCAGAGCGGGCTGGAGCGCGTGCTGGAGAACATGCGCAAGTTCAACGTTCCCGAGGACAAACTGGCCTCCCTGAAGGTGGATAATATCCTGATTGGCGACCTCAGCCAGCCTGAAGCCTTTCTGAGCGATCCCCGTCTGGATCGGGTCACGCACGTGGTTAACTGTGCGGCCGTCGCCTCATTTGGTAATAACCCGCTGATCTGGAAGGTCAACGTTGAAGGTACGCTCGCGCTGGCGCGCCGTATGGAGCAGGTTACAGGACTGCAGCGTTTCCTCCACGTCGGCACAGCAATGTCATGCACGCCGGAGCAGGATTCACTGGTCGCCGAAAGCGCTGAATTCAGAGAGAATGCTGAACACCTGGTGGAATACACGTTTTCGAAGTCAACCATCGAACAGCTGATGCGCCAGGAGTGTCCGAACCTGCCGCTGCTCATCGCCCGTCCGTCCATCGTCGTCGGCCATACCCGTCACGGCTGCACGCCGTCGAGCAGCATTTTCTGGGTCTTTAGCATGGGCCTGATGCTGCAGAAGTTTATGTGCTCAATGGAAGACAGGATCGACGTTGTTCCGGTGGATTATTGCGCCGACGCGATGTTAATGCTGCTCAACAGCAACGCTCGTCCGGGAGAAGTGGTACATATTTCTGCGGGAGAAGAGAACAGCGTTCGCTTTGCGGATATCGATCAGGCAATGGCGCAGGCGCTGGAGAAAGCCCCCGTCGGGGATAAATATGCGCAGGTCAGCTACGAAACGCTGGTAAGAATGCGCCGCGAGCTGAAACATATTTTTGGGCCGTGCAACGAACGTCTGATGCTGAAAGCTATGCGTTTATACGGTGCGTTTGCCACGCTTAACGTGCGCTTCAGCAACGATAAGCTGCTGAGCATGGGGATGCCGAAGCCACCCCGGTTTACGGATTACATCGCCCGCTGCGTGCAAACCACCCAGGGGCTGACCATTCCGGAGCAAATGGCGGTCGATTTTAAATAG
- a CDS encoding MurR/RpiR family transcriptional regulator, whose protein sequence is MSDHENLLLKLRQEASGYSPTQQKLGEFVLSDPARVLYLTITELARESHTSEASVTRLCRTLGCKGYNEFKMALALDIQQGQPARQAGDEIDNVVDESVQALQDTARLLDRRLLEKAALALHQAQSVQIYGVAASAILGEYLHYKLLRLGKPAQLFSDMHRAAMNATTLSKETLVVAISSSGSTRDLLHVVKLARKRGVKVLALSNTPRSPLASLSDMQLVAAKPEGPLSAGSLNAKVGVMLLVELLTTSMIALDGHYGDVSQQTASATLPLLL, encoded by the coding sequence ATGTCGGACCATGAAAATCTGCTGCTGAAGCTCCGCCAGGAGGCTTCCGGGTACAGCCCAACACAACAAAAACTCGGCGAGTTTGTCCTCAGCGATCCTGCCCGGGTGCTCTACCTGACGATCACTGAACTGGCGCGCGAGAGCCACACCAGCGAGGCAAGCGTCACGCGCCTTTGCCGGACGCTGGGCTGCAAGGGCTATAACGAATTTAAAATGGCGCTTGCGCTGGATATTCAGCAGGGCCAGCCCGCGCGTCAGGCGGGGGATGAGATTGATAACGTCGTGGATGAGTCGGTTCAGGCTTTGCAGGATACCGCCAGACTCCTCGACCGCAGGCTGCTTGAAAAGGCGGCGCTGGCGCTGCATCAGGCGCAATCCGTGCAGATTTATGGCGTTGCGGCCAGCGCGATCCTCGGGGAGTATCTGCATTACAAGCTGCTACGGCTGGGCAAACCCGCACAGCTGTTTAGCGATATGCACCGCGCGGCCATGAATGCGACAACGCTTTCGAAAGAGACGCTGGTCGTGGCCATCTCCAGCTCGGGTTCAACGCGGGATTTACTCCACGTGGTGAAGCTTGCCCGCAAGCGCGGCGTTAAGGTTCTTGCTCTCAGCAATACGCCCCGCAGCCCGCTGGCCTCTCTGAGCGACATGCAGCTGGTTGCCGCCAAACCAGAAGGCCCTCTAAGTGCAGGCTCGCTCAATGCTAAGGTTGGAGTCATGCTGCTGGTCGAGCTGTTGACCACGTCCATGATTGCGCTGGATGGTCATTACGGCGACGTTAGTCAACAAACCGCCAGCGCCACGCTTCCCCTTTTGCTCTGA
- a CDS encoding PTS transporter subunit EIIC, whose translation MMQMFSGASSGGWFEKAQRFGKSFMLPIAVLPAAGLLLGIGGALSNPNTLAAYPFLDVGWLQAIFTIMSSAGSIVFANLSVLFAVGVAVGLAKSDKGTAGLAALLAFLVMNATINALLILTGKLAHENPGAVGQGITLGIQTLETGVFGGVVIGLVTCTLHHRFNKIALPQFLGFFGGSRFVPIISSLAAILVGALMTVVWPHFQKLIFGLGGLVDATGYLGTLLYGFILRMLGPFGLHHIFYLPFWTTALGGSEIVNGHLVEGTQRIFFAQLADPNTQHFYEGTSRFMSGRFITMMFGLLGACLAMYHTAKPENKKRVAGLLLSAALTSFLTGITEPIEFSFLFIAPVLYVIHALFDGLAFMLAHMLHITIGQTFSGGFIDFVLFGILQGEAKTNWMFVPLVGVPWFFLYYFTFRYLINRFDFATPGREKEAMANEVTFSQSERAVAVIAGLGGKENLEEVDCCATRLRVTVKDGSKVNDAALKATGARGVIVRGNGVQVIYGPHVTIIKNEVEEILS comes from the coding sequence ATGATGCAAATGTTCAGTGGCGCTTCTTCGGGGGGATGGTTTGAAAAAGCGCAGCGCTTTGGTAAATCCTTTATGTTGCCTATCGCCGTGCTGCCCGCGGCGGGCCTGCTGCTGGGGATAGGCGGCGCGTTATCGAATCCCAATACGCTGGCGGCTTATCCGTTTTTAGACGTGGGCTGGCTTCAGGCCATTTTCACCATCATGAGCAGCGCCGGTTCAATCGTGTTTGCAAACCTCTCGGTGCTGTTTGCAGTTGGGGTTGCCGTCGGGTTGGCAAAAAGCGATAAGGGCACGGCTGGGCTGGCGGCGCTGCTCGCGTTTCTGGTAATGAATGCCACCATCAACGCGCTGCTGATCCTCACCGGCAAACTGGCGCACGAGAACCCGGGCGCTGTGGGGCAGGGCATAACGCTGGGGATCCAGACGCTGGAAACCGGCGTGTTTGGCGGCGTGGTGATTGGTCTGGTGACCTGCACGCTCCATCATCGGTTTAATAAAATTGCGCTTCCGCAGTTCCTCGGGTTCTTTGGCGGCTCGCGCTTTGTTCCCATAATCAGCTCGCTGGCGGCGATACTCGTCGGCGCGCTCATGACCGTGGTCTGGCCGCATTTCCAGAAACTGATTTTTGGTCTCGGCGGGCTGGTGGATGCCACCGGCTATCTGGGCACCCTGCTGTACGGCTTCATTTTACGCATGCTGGGCCCGTTTGGTTTGCACCACATCTTCTATCTGCCGTTCTGGACTACCGCGCTCGGCGGCAGTGAGATTGTTAACGGTCACCTCGTCGAAGGCACACAGCGGATCTTCTTCGCCCAGCTGGCCGACCCGAACACGCAGCATTTCTATGAGGGCACGTCGCGCTTCATGTCCGGGCGCTTTATTACGATGATGTTTGGCCTGCTCGGCGCGTGTCTGGCGATGTACCACACGGCAAAACCGGAGAACAAAAAGCGCGTTGCAGGGCTGCTGCTCTCTGCGGCGCTAACCTCGTTCCTGACCGGGATTACCGAGCCTATCGAGTTCTCCTTCCTGTTTATTGCGCCGGTGCTTTACGTCATTCATGCGCTGTTTGACGGGCTGGCGTTCATGCTCGCGCACATGCTGCATATCACCATCGGGCAAACCTTCTCCGGCGGTTTTATCGACTTCGTGCTGTTCGGCATTTTGCAGGGGGAGGCCAAAACCAACTGGATGTTCGTTCCGCTGGTCGGCGTGCCGTGGTTCTTCCTTTACTACTTCACCTTCCGCTACCTGATTAACCGATTTGATTTCGCCACGCCGGGTCGGGAAAAGGAGGCGATGGCCAATGAGGTGACCTTCTCGCAGAGCGAGCGCGCCGTTGCGGTGATCGCGGGATTAGGCGGAAAAGAGAATCTGGAAGAGGTGGACTGCTGCGCCACGCGTCTTCGCGTCACGGTGAAGGACGGCAGCAAAGTGAATGACGCGGCGCTGAAAGCCACCGGCGCGCGCGGCGTCATCGTGCGCGGTAACGGTGTTCAGGTCATTTATGGCCCGCACGTCACGATTATCAAAAACGAAGTGGAAGAGATCTTATCGTAA
- a CDS encoding N-acetylmannosamine-6-phosphate 2-epimerase: MKTVLDNLKGKLVVSCQALGNEPLHSPFIMSRMALAAAQGGAAAIRANSVVDIEAIKQQVSLPVIGIIKRDYPESEVFITATMKEVDELMATSPEIIALDATARERPGGESLETLVARIRSRYPSVLLMADISTVGEAVTAQALGFNCVGTTLYGYTAETAGHSLPENDCAFLKAVLAAVTVPVIAEGNVDTPERAARCLALGANTVVVGGAITRPQQITERFMAAIGAQSTDGA, translated from the coding sequence ATGAAAACTGTACTGGATAACCTGAAGGGAAAACTGGTCGTCTCCTGTCAGGCGCTGGGAAATGAACCGCTGCACAGCCCGTTTATTATGTCGCGGATGGCGCTGGCGGCGGCGCAGGGCGGAGCCGCTGCCATTCGTGCCAATAGCGTAGTGGATATTGAGGCCATTAAGCAGCAGGTCTCTTTGCCTGTTATCGGCATCATCAAACGGGATTACCCGGAAAGCGAGGTGTTTATCACCGCCACGATGAAAGAGGTGGATGAGCTCATGGCCACCTCTCCGGAAATCATTGCGCTTGATGCGACGGCGCGCGAGCGTCCCGGTGGAGAATCCCTGGAAACGCTGGTCGCGCGCATCCGCTCGCGCTACCCCTCGGTACTGCTGATGGCGGATATTTCCACCGTGGGCGAAGCCGTGACGGCGCAGGCGCTTGGCTTTAACTGCGTCGGCACCACGCTTTACGGCTATACGGCGGAAACGGCGGGCCATTCGCTTCCGGAGAACGACTGCGCGTTCCTGAAGGCCGTGCTGGCCGCCGTGACGGTTCCGGTGATTGCCGAAGGCAACGTGGATACGCCTGAACGCGCGGCCAGATGCCTGGCGCTGGGCGCGAATACGGTCGTCGTCGGCGGCGCGATCACCCGTCCACAGCAAATTACCGAGCGTTTTATGGCGGCGATTGGCGCGCAAAGCACCGATGGAGCATGA
- the queE gene encoding 7-carboxy-7-deazaguanine synthase QueE, producing the protein MQYPINEMFQTLQGEGYFTGVPAIFIRLQGCPVGCAWCDTKHTWDKLADREVSLFSILAKTKESDKWGAGSSEDLLAIIGRQGWTARHVVITGGEPCIHDLTPLTELLEKNGYSCQIETSGTHEVRCSHTTWVTVSPKVNMRGGYDVLSQALERADEIKHPVGRVRDIEALDELLATLTDEKQRVIALQPISQKDDATRLCIETCIARNWRLSMQTHKYLNIA; encoded by the coding sequence ATGCAGTACCCGATTAACGAGATGTTCCAGACCCTGCAAGGCGAGGGTTACTTTACCGGCGTTCCCGCTATTTTCATTCGTTTACAGGGATGCCCGGTTGGCTGTGCCTGGTGTGATACCAAACATACGTGGGATAAGCTCGCAGATCGGGAAGTGTCGCTGTTTAGCATACTGGCGAAAACCAAAGAGAGCGATAAGTGGGGCGCGGGCAGTTCAGAAGATCTGCTGGCCATTATTGGTCGTCAGGGCTGGACGGCGCGCCACGTGGTCATCACCGGCGGTGAACCCTGCATCCACGATCTGACGCCGCTGACCGAGCTGCTCGAAAAGAACGGCTACAGCTGCCAGATTGAAACCAGCGGCACCCATGAAGTGCGCTGTTCACACACGACCTGGGTGACGGTATCGCCAAAAGTGAATATGCGCGGCGGGTATGACGTGCTGTCTCAGGCGCTGGAACGCGCAGATGAGATTAAGCACCCGGTAGGGCGCGTGCGTGATATCGAAGCGCTGGATGAACTGCTGGCAACGCTGACGGATGAAAAGCAGCGCGTCATTGCGCTACAGCCGATCAGCCAGAAAGACGACGCGACGCGCCTGTGCATTGAAACCTGTATTGCGCGCAACTGGCGCCTGTCGATGCAGACGCATAAGTACCTGAATATTGCATAA
- the queD gene encoding 6-carboxytetrahydropterin synthase QueD, with product MSTTLFKDFTFEAAHHLPHVPEGHKCGRLHGHSFMVRLEITGEVDPHTGWIMDFAELKAAFKPTYDRLDHYYLNDIPGLENPTSEVLAKWIWDQMKPLVPLLSAVMIKETCTAGCIYRGE from the coding sequence ATGTCCACCACACTGTTTAAAGATTTCACCTTCGAAGCCGCCCACCACCTTCCGCATGTCCCAGAAGGGCATAAATGCGGCCGTCTGCACGGGCATTCGTTCATGGTGCGTCTTGAGATCACCGGTGAAGTTGATCCGCATACCGGTTGGATCATGGATTTTGCCGAGCTGAAGGCGGCGTTTAAGCCGACCTACGATCGTCTGGATCATTACTATCTGAATGATATCCCGGGCCTTGAGAACCCGACCAGCGAAGTGCTGGCAAAATGGATTTGGGATCAGATGAAGCCGCTGGTGCCGCTGCTGAGCGCGGTGATGATCAAAGAGACCTGTACCGCTGGCTGTATCTATCGCGGGGAGTGA
- the cysJ gene encoding NADPH-dependent assimilatory sulfite reductase flavoprotein subunit — protein MTTQAPPSNLLPLNPEQLARLQAATSDFSPTQLAWVSGYFWGMLNQQPGAVAGAPVTAVEIPAITLISASQTGNARRVAEALRDDLLAAKLNVNLVNAGDYKFKQIASEKLLVVVASTQGEGEPAEEAVALHKFLFSKKAPKLDGTAFAVFGLGDTSYEFFCQSGKDFDSRLAELGAERLLDRVDADVEYQTAAAEWRARIVEVLKARVPKETSAQAAFTATGAVNDIHTSPYTKEAPLTASLSVNQKITGRDSEKDVRHIEIDLGDSGLRYQPGDALGIWYQNDPALVKELVELLWLKGDEPVTVDGKTQPLSEALQWHFELTVNTPNIVENYATLTRSESLLPLVGDKAKLQHYAATTPIVDMVRFSPAQLDADALIGLLRPLTPRLYSIASSQAEVESEVHVTVGVVRYDIEGRARAGGASSFLADRVEEEGEVRVFIEHNDNFRLPANPETPVIMIGPGTGIAPFRAFMQQRAADEAPGKNWLFFGNPHFTEDFLYQVEWQRYVKEGVLTRIDLAWSRDQKEKVYVQDKLREQGAELWRWINDGAHIYVCGDANRMAKDVEQALLEVIAEFGGMDAETADEFLSELRVERRYQRDVY, from the coding sequence ATGACAACACAGGCCCCACCTTCAAATTTGCTTCCCCTTAATCCGGAGCAACTGGCGCGCCTTCAGGCTGCCACCTCTGATTTTTCTCCCACTCAGCTTGCCTGGGTCTCCGGTTATTTCTGGGGAATGCTCAATCAGCAGCCTGGCGCTGTGGCGGGTGCACCGGTAACGGCCGTTGAAATTCCGGCCATTACTCTGATTTCCGCCTCGCAGACGGGCAATGCGCGCCGCGTGGCCGAAGCGCTGCGTGACGACCTGCTGGCCGCCAAACTGAACGTAAACCTGGTCAACGCCGGCGATTATAAATTTAAGCAAATCGCGTCAGAAAAACTGCTGGTGGTGGTCGCCTCTACGCAGGGTGAAGGTGAACCTGCTGAAGAAGCGGTGGCCCTGCATAAGTTCCTGTTCTCGAAAAAAGCGCCGAAGCTGGACGGCACGGCGTTTGCCGTATTTGGCCTTGGCGATACCTCGTATGAATTCTTCTGCCAGTCCGGTAAAGACTTCGACAGCAGGCTGGCGGAGCTGGGCGCGGAGCGGCTGCTGGACCGCGTTGACGCGGATGTTGAATACCAGACCGCCGCCGCCGAATGGCGTGCGCGCATCGTTGAGGTGTTGAAAGCGCGCGTGCCGAAAGAGACGTCGGCGCAGGCCGCCTTCACCGCGACGGGTGCCGTCAACGACATTCACACCAGCCCGTACACTAAAGAAGCGCCGCTGACGGCGAGCCTGTCGGTGAACCAGAAAATTACCGGCCGCGATTCGGAAAAAGACGTGCGCCATATCGAAATCGATCTCGGCGACTCTGGCCTGCGCTATCAGCCGGGCGACGCGCTGGGTATCTGGTATCAGAACGATCCGGCGCTGGTGAAAGAGCTGGTTGAGCTGCTGTGGCTGAAGGGTGACGAGCCCGTCACCGTTGACGGCAAAACCCAGCCGCTTTCAGAGGCGCTGCAGTGGCATTTCGAACTGACGGTGAACACCCCGAATATCGTCGAAAATTATGCCACCTTAACGCGCAGCGAATCCCTGCTGCCGCTGGTGGGCGACAAAGCGAAGCTGCAGCATTACGCCGCGACGACGCCAATTGTCGATATGGTGCGTTTCTCTCCGGCTCAGCTGGATGCCGATGCGCTGATCGGCCTGCTGCGTCCGCTGACCCCGCGCCTGTACTCCATCGCCTCTTCGCAGGCCGAAGTGGAGAGTGAAGTGCATGTTACCGTCGGCGTGGTGCGCTACGACATCGAAGGCCGCGCCCGTGCGGGTGGGGCATCAAGCTTCCTGGCTGATCGCGTCGAAGAAGAGGGCGAAGTGCGCGTCTTTATCGAGCACAACGACAACTTCCGCCTGCCTGCGAACCCGGAAACGCCGGTCATCATGATTGGCCCAGGCACCGGCATTGCGCCGTTCCGCGCCTTTATGCAGCAGCGCGCGGCAGATGAAGCGCCGGGTAAAAACTGGCTCTTCTTCGGCAACCCGCACTTTACTGAAGATTTCCTCTACCAGGTTGAATGGCAGCGCTATGTTAAAGAAGGCGTCCTGACCCGCATCGATCTGGCCTGGTCCCGCGACCAGAAAGAAAAAGTATACGTACAAGACAAACTGCGCGAACAGGGCGCAGAGCTGTGGCGCTGGATCAATGACGGTGCCCACATTTATGTCTGCGGCGACGCCAATCGCATGGCGAAAGACGTTGAGCAGGCACTGCTGGAAGTGATTGCCGAATTCGGCGGTATGGATGCCGAAACGGCGGATGAATTTTTAAGTGAGCTGCGCGTTGAGCGCCGTTATCAGCGAGATGTCTACTAA